From one Bacteroides intestinalis DSM 17393 genomic stretch:
- a CDS encoding tyrosine-type recombinase/integrase, whose translation MNVERKNAKDDLRLYMPEVIGMLKREGKFPAMHVYACTLRSYEKFCAEERYPKNTTASLSMQEIFTPERLKEYEDWLAGQQSSPNTISTYMRTLQAVYNRWMSPGIEGYNPVLFKDVYTKVESRTKRALTAEQMEQLRNTDFSVLTLRQQQVLTYFLLMFMLRGMPFIDLAHLRKSDLRNRRITYRRHKTGKLMVVDVPPDAMRLLQKYRDKTDSEYLFPLLHGGLFMEEHHHRYQETLRHFNRELARLMKQLLPGVSVSSYTARHTWATLAYHSGVPVGLISQSLGHSSIRVTMTYLKPFDAEVIDRINRQVISLVKKSKKKKDGRFNMLYGTSLR comes from the coding sequence ATGAATGTAGAAAGAAAAAATGCGAAAGATGACTTACGGCTCTACATGCCGGAAGTTATCGGGATGCTGAAGCGGGAAGGAAAGTTCCCGGCAATGCATGTTTATGCTTGCACGCTGCGTTCCTATGAGAAGTTTTGTGCAGAGGAAAGATATCCGAAAAATACCACTGCTTCCCTGTCCATGCAGGAGATTTTTACCCCTGAGAGGCTGAAAGAGTATGAGGACTGGCTGGCTGGACAACAGTCCAGTCCGAACACGATCTCCACTTACATGCGTACGTTGCAGGCGGTATACAATCGCTGGATGTCACCGGGCATAGAGGGGTACAATCCGGTGCTGTTCAAGGATGTTTATACGAAAGTGGAGTCGCGTACCAAGAGGGCGCTGACGGCAGAGCAGATGGAGCAGCTCAGGAATACAGACTTTAGTGTGCTGACACTGCGTCAACAGCAAGTGCTTACCTACTTCTTGCTGATGTTCATGTTGCGTGGTATGCCGTTCATTGATCTGGCACACTTGCGGAAGTCGGATTTAAGAAATAGGCGCATCACTTACCGTCGGCACAAGACGGGGAAACTGATGGTGGTGGATGTGCCGCCCGATGCGATGAGGCTGTTGCAGAAGTACAGGGATAAGACGGATTCGGAATATCTGTTCCCGTTGCTGCATGGTGGCTTGTTCATGGAGGAACATCACCACCGTTATCAAGAAACATTACGGCATTTCAACCGGGAGTTGGCGCGGTTGATGAAACAGTTATTGCCTGGTGTTTCCGTAAGTTCGTACACCGCACGCCATACATGGGCTACACTTGCTTATCATAGTGGTGTACCTGTGGGACTGATAAGCCAGTCGTTGGGGCACTCGTCCATTCGGGTGACGATGACTTATCTGAAACCGTTTGATGCGGAGGTGATAGATAGAATAAACAGGCAAGTGATTTCCTTGGTGAAGAAAAGTAAAAAGAAGAAAGATGGCAGATTTAATATGCTGTATGGCACTTCGTTGAGGTGA
- a CDS encoding MutS-related protein produces the protein MSEIANYFLYRNAEGETGLSANSIDDLNLDDLFAEIDYCHSSIGRQYLYYLLLSDKTSGMEKQEALLSSLATHTGLRTLLSNTLKELDKPDAYSIVSILENDNTGIGAKEMALINICRFLPLLFLALMLLTHSGVFLTLFVFSFVANAVLHYRNKAKIQRYFFSIPHLLKMIRQAGKLAQNKEFISVNPSITTDLKAVEGLKKYISYFRFNLSLDNDMAIMFYMVAELIRVFFLHEAYAVGRTFHLLKEKATAIHNVYRFIGFLDSILSVAILREELPYYCLPGDNRAGERLRTQAVYHPLIENCIPNDMVLHEKSALITGSNMAGKTCFMRTIGVNLLAAKTLHTCFAEVFEINTGISLLSSIHQGDNLMENKSYFMQEVTTIKDFVDESGHGNHLFLLDELFRGTNTKERIAISKAVLSWLVKSDNLVFVSTHDLELADMLENEYELYYFSESVKDGILSFDYKLKRGVATEHNAIKILEICDYPASLVSEAHSITSI, from the coding sequence ATGTCCGAAATTGCGAACTATTTCCTTTATAGGAATGCCGAAGGCGAAACCGGTTTATCTGCTAACAGCATTGACGACCTGAATCTGGATGACCTGTTTGCCGAAATAGATTATTGTCATTCCAGCATAGGCAGGCAGTATTTGTATTATCTTCTGCTATCGGATAAAACCTCCGGCATGGAAAAGCAGGAAGCACTTCTGTCTTCATTGGCAACTCATACGGGGTTGCGTACTCTTTTAAGCAATACACTGAAAGAACTGGATAAACCGGATGCTTATTCCATCGTATCCATTCTGGAAAATGATAATACAGGAATTGGTGCCAAGGAGATGGCTCTTATTAATATCTGCCGGTTTCTGCCTTTGCTGTTTCTGGCTCTGATGCTGCTCACTCATTCGGGAGTGTTTCTTACTTTATTTGTCTTTTCATTCGTGGCAAATGCAGTGTTGCACTATCGTAATAAGGCAAAAATCCAGAGATACTTTTTCTCCATACCTCACCTTCTGAAGATGATAAGACAGGCGGGAAAGCTGGCGCAGAATAAGGAATTTATCTCTGTAAATCCTTCTATCACGACTGACTTGAAAGCTGTGGAAGGTCTGAAGAAGTATATCTCTTATTTCCGTTTCAACCTCAGTCTGGATAACGACATGGCTATTATGTTTTATATGGTAGCGGAATTAATCCGGGTATTCTTTCTCCACGAGGCGTATGCGGTAGGCAGAACTTTTCATCTGTTGAAGGAGAAGGCGACGGCTATCCACAATGTTTACCGCTTCATCGGTTTTCTGGATTCTATTTTGTCTGTTGCCATCTTGAGGGAGGAGCTACCTTATTACTGTCTGCCGGGAGATAACAGGGCAGGGGAGCGATTGCGTACACAGGCAGTGTATCATCCTCTGATAGAAAACTGTATTCCGAACGATATGGTGCTTCATGAGAAATCGGCATTGATAACCGGTTCGAATATGGCAGGTAAGACCTGTTTCATGCGTACGATAGGAGTGAATCTGTTGGCAGCGAAAACACTTCATACCTGTTTCGCGGAAGTCTTTGAGATAAATACCGGAATTTCTCTTCTGTCTTCCATTCACCAGGGAGATAACCTAATGGAAAATAAGAGTTACTTTATGCAGGAAGTGACGACTATCAAAGATTTCGTAGATGAAAGCGGTCATGGGAATCATCTCTTCCTGCTCGATGAATTGTTTAGAGGAACCAATACCAAGGAGCGGATAGCGATTTCGAAAGCTGTGCTTTCCTGGCTGGTGAAAAGTGATAATCTGGTATTTGTATCTACGCACGATCTGGAACTGGCCGATATGCTGGAAAATGAATACGAATTATACTATTTCAGCGAGTCGGTGAAAGATGGTATCCTGTCTTTCGATTACAAGCTGAAACGCGGAGTTGCGACCGAGCATAATGCAATTAAGATATTGGAAATCTGCGATTATCCGGCTTCGTTGGTGAGTGAGGCCCATTCAATCACAAGTATATAA
- a CDS encoding VOC family protein → MTSNVKSLVYKMNIVVDCKDAGVLAEFYSKLLGWELTHQRANGWAAITSPSGMVMAFQEIEEYQPPVWPWKEGKQGQMLHLDFYVENLEEAVVYAIQLGARQADEQYFRTSRTMFDPAGHPFCLDTEEAE, encoded by the coding sequence ATGACATCAAATGTGAAATCTTTAGTCTATAAGATGAATATAGTGGTTGACTGTAAAGATGCAGGAGTTTTAGCAGAGTTTTACAGTAAACTGCTGGGGTGGGAGCTGACACATCAGCGTGCGAATGGTTGGGCGGCTATCACTTCTCCATCCGGTATGGTGATGGCGTTTCAGGAGATTGAAGAGTACCAGCCACCTGTATGGCCTTGGAAAGAAGGTAAGCAGGGACAAATGCTTCATCTTGATTTCTATGTGGAAAATCTGGAGGAGGCTGTGGTTTATGCCATTCAGTTGGGAGCCCGGCAGGCAGATGAACAGTACTTCAGGACTTCACGAACGATGTTTGATCCGGCAGGACATCCTTTCTGCCTTGATACGGAAGAGGCTGAATAA
- a CDS encoding glutamine synthetase family protein, whose translation MNHELSMSANQLVAALQKPASEFTKADIISYIKENDIRMVNFMYPAADGRLKTLNFVINDAAYLDAILTCGERVDGSSLFPFIEAGSSDLYVVPRFCTAFIDPFAETTTLSMLCSYFNKDGELLESSPEYTLRKACKAFTDVTGMEFQAMGELEYYVISEDSGLFPATDQRGYHESAPYAKFNDFRTDCMLHIAKAGGQIKYGHSEVGNFTLDGKIYEQNEIEFLPVRADLAADQLMIAKWVIRNLAYQYGYDITFAPKITAGKAGSGLHIHMRIMKDGQNQMLKDGVLSETARKAIAGMMELAPSITAFGNTNPTSYFRLVPHQEAPTNICWGDRNRSVLVRVPLGWSAKTDMCMLANPLEAPSHYDTTQKQTVEMRSPDGSADLYQLIAGLAVACRHGFEIENALEIAEKTYVNVNIHKKENEDKLKQLAQLPDSCAASADCLEKQRAIFEQYHVFSSAMVDGIISKLRSYEDRTLRSEVRDNQEEMLKLVNKYFHCG comes from the coding sequence ATGAATCATGAACTATCGATGAGTGCCAACCAACTGGTGGCTGCTCTTCAAAAACCGGCTTCCGAATTTACGAAAGCAGACATTATTTCTTATATCAAGGAGAACGATATTCGCATGGTGAACTTCATGTATCCCGCTGCAGACGGGCGACTGAAAACATTGAATTTTGTCATTAACGACGCTGCTTATCTTGATGCCATACTGACTTGTGGTGAGCGTGTAGACGGATCAAGCCTTTTCCCATTTATTGAAGCGGGCAGTAGCGACTTGTATGTAGTGCCGCGTTTTTGCACAGCCTTTATTGATCCTTTTGCTGAAACCACAACACTTTCCATGCTTTGCTCTTACTTCAATAAAGATGGCGAACTTCTGGAAAGCTCACCGGAATATACGTTGCGTAAAGCTTGCAAAGCCTTTACTGATGTAACCGGAATGGAATTCCAGGCTATGGGCGAATTGGAATATTATGTGATATCAGAAGATAGTGGACTGTTCCCTGCCACTGATCAACGTGGCTATCATGAATCTGCTCCTTATGCCAAGTTCAATGATTTCCGTACCGACTGTATGCTGCATATTGCAAAGGCGGGCGGACAGATCAAATACGGGCATTCCGAGGTAGGTAACTTCACGCTTGACGGTAAAATCTATGAGCAAAATGAAATTGAATTCTTACCGGTACGTGCCGACCTGGCTGCCGATCAGTTGATGATTGCGAAATGGGTTATCCGTAATCTGGCCTATCAATATGGGTATGACATTACGTTTGCTCCGAAAATTACTGCTGGAAAGGCCGGTTCAGGATTGCATATCCATATGCGTATTATGAAAGACGGTCAAAACCAGATGTTGAAAGATGGCGTACTTTCTGAAACTGCCCGTAAAGCTATTGCGGGAATGATGGAGCTTGCACCTTCCATTACAGCTTTTGGTAATACGAATCCTACTTCTTATTTCCGTTTGGTGCCGCATCAGGAAGCTCCGACAAATATTTGCTGGGGTGACCGTAACCGTTCCGTATTGGTACGTGTTCCGCTTGGATGGTCGGCAAAGACAGATATGTGTATGCTGGCTAATCCATTGGAAGCTCCCAGCCACTATGATACTACACAGAAACAAACTGTGGAAATGCGCTCTCCGGACGGTTCTGCCGATTTGTACCAACTGATAGCCGGATTGGCCGTAGCATGCCGTCATGGTTTTGAAATTGAAAATGCTTTGGAGATTGCGGAAAAGACCTATGTGAATGTGAATATTCATAAGAAGGAAAATGAGGATAAACTGAAACAATTGGCTCAACTCCCTGATAGCTGTGCCGCTTCTGCCGATTGCCTGGAAAAACAGCGTGCTATTTTCGAACAGTATCATGTATTTAGTTCTGCAATGGTCGATGGAATTATCAGTAAATTGCGTTCCTATGAAGATCGTACTTTACGTAGTGAAGTACGTGACAATCAGGAGGAAATGCTGAAACTGGTTAATAAGTATTTCCATTGCGGATAA
- a CDS encoding beta-ketoacyl-ACP synthase III yields the protein MEKINAVITGVGGYVPDYILTNDEISKMVDTTDEWIMGRIGIKERRILHEEGLGTSYMARKAAKQLMQRTNSQPDEIDLVIVATTTPDYRLPSTASILCERLGLKRAFAFDVQAVCSGFLYALETGANFIRSGNYKKIIVVGAEKMSSIINYTDRATCPIFGDGAAAFMLEPTTEDLGVMDSVLRTDGKGLPFLHIKAGGSVCTPSYYTLENHMHYIYQEGRTVFKYAVANMANACEAVIERNHLSKDDIDWVIPHQANQRIITAVTQRLEIPTEKVMVNIERYGNTSAATLPLCIWDFEDKLKKGDNLIFTAFGAGFAWGAIYVKWGYDGKKE from the coding sequence ATGGAGAAAATAAACGCAGTAATTACAGGAGTCGGAGGATATGTACCCGATTATATCCTGACCAATGATGAGATTTCCAAAATGGTCGATACCACCGATGAATGGATTATGGGACGTATAGGCATAAAGGAAAGACGTATTTTGCATGAAGAGGGACTGGGAACTTCGTATATGGCCCGCAAGGCTGCCAAACAGTTAATGCAACGTACGAATTCTCAACCGGATGAAATTGATCTGGTGATTGTAGCTACTACCACTCCTGACTATCGTTTACCTTCTACAGCCTCCATTCTGTGTGAGCGACTGGGATTGAAACGTGCTTTTGCTTTCGATGTACAGGCGGTTTGCAGCGGTTTCCTGTATGCACTGGAGACGGGAGCAAACTTTATTCGCTCGGGAAACTACAAGAAGATTATCGTAGTAGGAGCTGAGAAAATGTCTTCAATCATAAATTATACGGATCGTGCCACTTGTCCCATTTTCGGTGATGGTGCGGCAGCCTTTATGCTGGAACCTACTACGGAAGATTTAGGTGTAATGGATTCAGTGCTGAGAACAGATGGTAAGGGACTGCCTTTCCTACATATTAAAGCAGGTGGTTCTGTATGTACTCCTTCGTATTATACGCTGGAAAATCATATGCATTACATTTATCAGGAAGGGCGTACGGTTTTTAAATATGCCGTAGCCAATATGGCTAATGCTTGTGAAGCTGTCATTGAAAGAAACCATTTAAGTAAAGACGATATTGACTGGGTAATTCCACACCAGGCCAACCAGCGCATTATCACTGCTGTAACGCAACGCTTGGAGATTCCAACCGAGAAAGTGATGGTTAATATCGAGCGTTATGGTAATACGAGTGCTGCCACACTTCCGCTTTGTATCTGGGATTTTGAAGATAAGCTAAAGAAAGGCGATAACCTCATCTTTACTGCATTTGGGGCAGGGTTTGCCTGGGGTGCTATTTATGTAAAGTGGGGATATGACGGAAAAAAGGAATAG
- a CDS encoding flavin reductase, with the protein MKTTILLPVISLFLFLASCTNPSDKKVNDQTSESSESGVTSTDWQSRYDKLEASDLPDNVIQLIGKEWMLVTAGNENSFNTMTASWGGMGYIWERPSTFIFIRDTRYTYQFLQQHESFTLSFFNEKYRNALRICGTMSGRNTDKVKEAGLTSLETPLGLMSFEEARMIIECKKMFVQELDYANLTEPYKSKIMEEAYKNEPSKHQMFISEIVNIWIKK; encoded by the coding sequence ATGAAAACAACTATTTTATTACCAGTAATCAGTCTTTTCTTATTCCTTGCATCTTGCACGAATCCCAGTGATAAGAAGGTAAATGATCAAACTTCCGAATCCTCCGAAAGTGGTGTAACCTCTACTGATTGGCAATCTCGTTACGATAAACTTGAAGCCTCCGATTTGCCCGACAATGTGATTCAGCTGATTGGTAAAGAGTGGATGCTTGTAACGGCAGGCAATGAAAACTCTTTCAATACAATGACTGCCAGTTGGGGTGGTATGGGATACATTTGGGAACGTCCTTCTACCTTTATTTTTATACGCGATACCCGCTATACTTATCAATTCCTCCAACAGCATGAGAGTTTCACCCTCAGCTTCTTTAATGAAAAATATCGCAATGCCCTGCGTATATGCGGTACAATGTCAGGAAGGAATACGGATAAGGTGAAAGAGGCCGGACTTACTTCTCTGGAAACTCCTTTAGGATTAATGAGCTTTGAAGAAGCACGAATGATTATTGAGTGCAAAAAAATGTTTGTTCAAGAGTTGGACTATGCCAACCTGACCGAACCTTATAAATCAAAAATTATGGAAGAAGCTTATAAAAACGAACCTTCCAAACATCAAATGTTTATCTCAGAAATCGTTAATATTTGGATTAAGAAATAA
- a CDS encoding helix-turn-helix domain-containing protein: MDEELSKMPILSVSFDSLLSEVKKMSDQDRIASIIKISYRNEEEIDGIQKQKRLLIEVLPLSSGGNRKKILLQLVTIYSNLDRFGVSGAYLEGLKWIEMLEANHSLSQKEEWQVNEMKALLLNERGNQDEFLPIWYKLLKQYREADRPEDVGKCLLTIANHFIMLEDYENALPLYKEAYQLALEHKSIELQQVSGIMLIKYLCGARYYSESLEYYNKIKPEIAFNPSMQNEVVKSYMELNKPDSARIYLAARLLSERGDKIVLNCMMAETYITEELEDSAFVFLDRPMKSYKERAKNYQKKGKEPILPNCFLSPCYSFADLLWKKGKIQQASQYYMIVEPLMKERVKTPVRMELQIKALTNFSSFCRETKQYEKALDLLARRDSVLQTYLEFKAKNDKKNYAERLKIQELKHELNESEDANRVNTHVAAICIFLLVISVAATFKSISMYRKLKKQGAVNYRLQGMIKKCDEGDASESHSVSMDQYELLFWQALHKVRDEQYFLKSDLTIETLADVLNTNRSYLSVSINRFCDKGFSVWLNNFRIQHAEQLMRENPSIALKDLPEQCGYATTGTFVRNFKRCHNMSPSEFMNKLLIEQTLPKVEKAFQ, encoded by the coding sequence TTGGATGAAGAATTATCAAAGATGCCGATATTATCAGTTTCTTTTGATTCTTTATTATCTGAGGTCAAAAAAATGTCAGATCAGGATAGAATAGCATCTATAATTAAAATATCGTATAGAAACGAAGAAGAGATAGATGGAATACAAAAACAGAAACGACTTTTAATAGAGGTTTTACCTTTAAGTTCTGGTGGAAATAGAAAGAAAATTTTACTTCAATTAGTGACGATTTATAGTAATTTGGATAGATTTGGAGTTTCAGGTGCTTATTTAGAGGGGCTTAAATGGATAGAAATGTTAGAAGCCAATCATTCACTTTCACAGAAGGAAGAATGGCAAGTGAATGAAATGAAAGCGTTATTGCTTAACGAACGGGGGAATCAAGATGAATTTCTTCCTATTTGGTATAAATTATTAAAACAGTATCGTGAGGCTGATAGACCGGAAGATGTGGGCAAGTGCCTTCTAACTATAGCGAATCATTTTATAATGTTGGAAGATTATGAAAATGCATTACCACTATACAAGGAGGCATACCAGTTGGCATTAGAACATAAATCCATAGAATTACAACAAGTCTCTGGTATTATGTTGATAAAATATTTATGTGGAGCAAGGTATTATTCGGAATCATTGGAATATTATAACAAAATAAAACCGGAAATAGCGTTTAATCCTTCAATGCAGAATGAAGTTGTAAAAAGTTATATGGAGCTTAATAAGCCTGATAGTGCACGTATTTACTTAGCTGCAAGGTTGTTATCAGAAAGAGGTGATAAGATTGTTTTAAACTGTATGATGGCTGAAACTTATATTACTGAAGAGCTGGAAGATTCTGCTTTTGTGTTTTTGGATAGGCCCATGAAATCTTATAAAGAGAGAGCGAAGAATTATCAAAAAAAGGGTAAAGAACCCATCTTGCCTAATTGTTTTTTATCTCCTTGTTACTCGTTTGCCGATTTATTGTGGAAAAAAGGTAAGATTCAACAAGCAAGTCAATATTATATGATTGTTGAACCTTTAATGAAAGAGAGGGTTAAAACGCCCGTTCGGATGGAGCTCCAAATAAAAGCTCTTACCAATTTCAGTTCTTTCTGCCGTGAAACTAAGCAATATGAAAAAGCTCTTGATTTATTAGCTCGACGAGATTCTGTTTTGCAAACGTATTTGGAATTTAAGGCAAAGAACGATAAAAAGAATTATGCAGAGCGTTTAAAGATTCAGGAATTGAAACATGAATTAAATGAGAGTGAAGATGCCAATAGAGTAAATACACATGTGGCTGCAATCTGTATTTTTCTATTAGTAATTTCTGTAGCAGCTACATTCAAGTCCATATCTATGTACCGTAAGTTGAAGAAACAAGGTGCCGTAAATTATAGACTTCAAGGAATGATTAAGAAATGCGATGAAGGGGATGCGTCTGAATCACATTCTGTATCTATGGATCAATATGAACTTTTATTCTGGCAAGCCTTACATAAAGTTCGTGATGAACAATACTTCCTTAAAAGTGACCTTACGATAGAGACATTGGCTGATGTACTGAATACGAATCGTTCTTATTTATCGGTTAGCATCAATAGATTCTGTGATAAAGGCTTCAGTGTTTGGCTGAATAATTTCCGTATTCAGCATGCCGAACAACTGATGAGAGAAAATCCTTCAATTGCCCTTAAAGATTTGCCGGAGCAGTGTGGTTATGCAACCACTGGTACTTTTGTTCGGAACTTTAAGAGGTGTCATAACATGAGTCCAAGTGAATTTATGAATAAACTTCTTATTGAACAAACACTTCCTAAAGTAGAGAAGGCTTTTCAGTAA
- a CDS encoding ATP-binding protein, translating into MEKKENLDGRNLGSGPVGRWIIYIDKCTGCGECVDACSLGLLYIENEKVKMKEERYCSECEDCASACAFRAITFR; encoded by the coding sequence ATGGAAAAGAAAGAAAATTTGGATGGCCGGAATTTAGGTTCGGGACCTGTCGGTAGATGGATTATTTACATTGACAAATGTACGGGATGTGGTGAGTGTGTGGATGCTTGCAGTTTGGGACTTCTTTACATTGAAAATGAGAAGGTTAAGATGAAAGAAGAAAGATACTGTAGTGAGTGTGAAGATTGTGCTAGTGCTTGTGCATTCAGGGCTATAACCTTTAGATAG
- a CDS encoding DUF6850 family outer membrane beta-barrel protein → MQEIYQQNNWLTGANPVGMSFNRFRSFSVAEVGYRFEDGNFGNVSLPASSNKYAVFGESYQTIGNVSLYGKIGYVNNRKQEVNWNGMTGDCWRGINLCDSVSGDQRSEQYQLSGAFSLPVSLRWLIGSRFDYLVDLNAKDTDPRNENQWMEWKITPGVGYECGSHRLGASIFYGNRKETVDYQNIGTHTTYPFFVSYPLGYFKTLPKGENIKWYYSAQEFGGFLQEEGVYGRFRLFQQIGGSLVRQNTVSDRIQNKKEGETDGWKLDYKGVGSLVSAFNRHEWSCKVLFDKSDSYDLLQLQEENMGTWHSSGKVLRSTFRINEYGLTYGYYRLYNEWNSRYSIVSGIDFKQTKSQLLFYPAEYTQTVRRFTAYSTFTRNFLLSNARIDLAIGAEYGKGGGTMIAEKQLQSGQNTPAIKLWQNMDRLEQEYNYLTEPRWALHLSLTYTYTASFTWFARLTVGYENASKNLFNSNKENISVQIGLFF, encoded by the coding sequence ATGCAAGAGATTTATCAGCAGAATAATTGGCTGACAGGAGCTAATCCGGTAGGAATGTCATTCAACCGTTTCCGCTCGTTCTCTGTGGCGGAAGTGGGGTATAGGTTTGAAGATGGAAACTTTGGTAATGTCAGTTTGCCCGCTTCATCCAATAAGTATGCGGTGTTTGGTGAATCCTACCAGACTATAGGTAATGTCTCTTTATATGGAAAAATAGGATATGTGAATAACCGGAAGCAAGAGGTGAACTGGAATGGGATGACCGGTGACTGCTGGCGTGGAATAAATCTTTGTGACTCAGTGAGTGGCGATCAACGTTCGGAACAATATCAACTGTCCGGTGCATTTTCATTACCCGTTTCTTTGCGTTGGCTGATTGGTTCGAGGTTCGATTATTTAGTTGACCTGAATGCCAAGGATACAGATCCCCGGAATGAAAACCAGTGGATGGAGTGGAAAATAACTCCCGGAGTTGGTTATGAGTGTGGAAGTCACCGTTTGGGTGCTTCCATATTTTATGGCAATCGTAAAGAAACGGTGGATTATCAGAATATAGGTACTCATACGACATATCCTTTCTTTGTTTCTTATCCGTTAGGGTACTTTAAAACTTTGCCTAAAGGAGAAAATATAAAATGGTATTATTCTGCACAGGAGTTCGGAGGATTCTTACAAGAAGAGGGAGTTTATGGACGCTTCCGGCTATTTCAACAGATAGGAGGGAGCCTTGTCAGACAAAATACAGTAAGTGACCGTATACAAAACAAGAAAGAAGGTGAAACAGATGGCTGGAAACTGGATTATAAAGGTGTAGGTTCATTAGTCTCTGCGTTTAATCGACACGAATGGAGTTGTAAAGTTTTGTTTGACAAGTCGGATAGTTATGATCTTTTGCAGCTGCAGGAAGAGAACATGGGTACATGGCATTCTTCGGGGAAGGTTCTCCGTTCTACTTTCCGTATTAATGAATATGGGCTGACTTATGGTTACTATCGACTTTATAATGAGTGGAATAGTCGTTATTCTATCGTGTCGGGAATTGACTTTAAGCAGACAAAAAGTCAATTGCTTTTTTATCCGGCTGAATATACGCAAACTGTACGCCGTTTTACTGCATATTCTACATTTACTCGGAATTTCTTATTATCTAATGCCCGAATTGATTTAGCTATTGGGGCAGAGTACGGTAAAGGAGGTGGAACTATGATAGCTGAAAAACAGCTGCAATCAGGACAGAATACGCCCGCAATCAAATTATGGCAGAATATGGATCGATTGGAACAGGAGTACAATTACTTAACAGAGCCCAGATGGGCATTGCATTTATCTCTAACTTATACTTATACAGCTTCTTTTACTTGGTTTGCCCGATTGACGGTGGGATATGAAAATGCTTCTAAAAATCTTTTTAATTCAAATAAGGAAAATATTTCTGTACAAATAGGATTGTTCTTCTAA
- a CDS encoding DUF4876 domain-containing protein, whose product MKYYVLFFFVLFLCACAGDENRSSCSVSVHLLSPTDEVTLPFEEMEVVLTNKDQGTVYTSSCSSDGVALFNVEYGYYTVAVHYQSASGIIFSGRLESLSLLPEQGEEVMKVQLQLARSKINALVIKEIYYVGCKGELGADYQADQYVTLYNNSDETVYLDGLCLALVDPMPGIVSPWVKYTDMKRIPVADMTWQFPGSGKEYPLLPGAETTIATNAVDHTGGEYQHANSVDLSKVDWGFWHVSLSKQNIAPGVKPLNLLLNLNSTAWMYSFPVVGPTFMIFGFEGISAEEYVNNPLNRENRSQASNKTKFYLMIPKEWVIDCAECVENEAKLANKRVPDELNHEPVYIPEGDYSGKSLIRKSAASTNGRFIYQDTNNAAEDFIVSKPSLKK is encoded by the coding sequence ATGAAATATTATGTATTGTTTTTCTTTGTGTTATTTCTCTGTGCTTGTGCCGGGGATGAGAATCGTTCTTCATGTTCAGTGAGTGTCCACCTACTTTCTCCTACGGATGAAGTGACCTTGCCTTTCGAAGAGATGGAGGTGGTATTGACAAATAAGGATCAAGGTACGGTTTATACCTCTTCATGTTCTTCTGATGGAGTAGCTTTGTTTAATGTGGAATATGGATATTATACAGTTGCCGTACATTATCAATCTGCTTCCGGAATTATTTTCAGTGGAAGATTGGAATCTTTGTCGTTATTGCCTGAACAGGGTGAAGAAGTGATGAAAGTTCAGTTGCAACTGGCGCGCTCTAAAATAAACGCATTGGTCATTAAAGAGATTTATTATGTGGGTTGTAAAGGAGAGTTGGGAGCAGATTATCAGGCAGATCAATATGTTACACTCTATAATAACTCTGATGAGACTGTATATCTGGATGGATTGTGTCTGGCTTTGGTGGATCCGATGCCAGGTATTGTATCTCCCTGGGTGAAATATACGGATATGAAACGGATTCCCGTTGCTGATATGACTTGGCAATTTCCGGGTAGCGGTAAGGAGTATCCTTTATTGCCCGGAGCAGAAACTACCATTGCAACGAATGCTGTAGATCATACCGGAGGCGAATATCAGCATGCCAATTCAGTTGATTTATCTAAAGTTGACTGGGGATTCTGGCATGTAAGTTTGAGCAAACAGAACATAGCACCCGGTGTGAAACCATTAAATCTGCTTTTAAATCTTAACTCGACTGCATGGATGTATTCATTTCCGGTAGTTGGCCCCACATTCATGATATTTGGATTTGAAGGTATTAGTGCGGAGGAATATGTAAATAATCCATTGAATAGGGAAAACAGGTCCCAAGCTTCTAATAAGACTAAATTCTATTTGATGATTCCGAAAGAGTGGGTGATTGATTGTGCGGAGTGCGTGGAAAATGAAGCCAAGCTTGCCAATAAGCGTGTGCCTGATGAACTGAACCATGAACCTGTGTATATTCCGGAAGGAGATTATTCCGGGAAATCGTTGATACGTAAAAGTGCAGCATCAACCAACGGGCGTTTCATTTATCAGGATACGAACAATGCGGCGGAGGACTTTATCGTATCCAAACCGTCTTTGAAAAAATAA